The DNA sequence TGGCCGCGGCGGGCGCGGGAGTGGCGGGCGGCAGGGCCGCCTGGGGTGTAGCCGTGGGCGCCGGTGTCGGCGGAAGCGCCGTGGCAGTCGGGGCTGGCGCGCCGCCCTCGCCGACGACTACAAGGGCCGTCATGTTGGGGTGGTACTCACAGAAATAGGCGAAGGCCCCGGCCTGGGCGAACGTGAACTCGAAGGTCTGGTTCTGGTCTCGGCGCCCGCTGTCAAAGAGGCCGGACTTCTGCCCCGGCGCTCCCGAGGAGACGGTGTGCGGGGCGCTATCGTGGTTTACCCAGCGCACCCGCTGGCCAACCGGTATCTCGATCTCGGGGAATGCGAAGTTCATGATGAAAGCTTCAGTGACCGGGGTGTCGATGACTGCCGTCGGCGTTCCGGTGGGGGGCTCAGGCGTTGCAGTCGCCGCTGGCGAGGTGGGTGAAGGCGCGGCCGCGGGCACGGTGGCTGCGGAGGGCAGGGCAGTGGCCGGCGCCGAGGTGGGGGTTGGGTCCGGGCCGGACGTGCATGCAGCAAGTATTGAAAGTGCGGAGGCGGATATCAGGAGCCGGACAGCCGGCCGTAACGTGTGGAGGACCAAGTGACACCTCATATCGTGGAAACAAATATTTTGCGTGGCACGTACTTATAACGATGGTCTGTGCGGCCAGGTTATAGCGGTGCAAACGGCATTTACGTAGATGATTGTACGTACGAGTGACCTGCTTAAAATCCGTGCCAGCCCCTATTTAGAAATTTTCTAGACACAGTCCAACCATGTCGCTAAACTGTCTTAGTCAAGAAGGACCGTGCGGGAGTCTAAAGGTGCTACGCCATTCTTTCATTCACTTTCCCGGCGTGGGATCAACAACGGAAAAGCACCTGTGGGAAGCAGGGATTCGCACGTGGGACGACTTCAGGGCGGCGACTACAGTGCCGCTGCGGGCGAGCGGGATGCGCGACGTCATTTGCGCCCGGATTGACGAGTCCCGAGAGCGGCTGGAAACCAGGGACGGGGCCTTCTTCAGCGCGTGTTTCACGTCGCACGACCGGTGGCGGATCTACTCTGATTTCCGTGACCAGGCGGCGTTCCTGGACATCGAGACTACAGGCCTCTCTCCCCAGTCCAGCCGCATAACGATGGTTGGGGTCCTGGACAGGGAGGGTTACCGGGCGTTTGTGGCGGGCGAGAACCTGGATGAGCTGCCGAGAGCGATGGAGCGGTATTCGCTGATAGTGACCTACAACGGCGCATCGTTCGATATACCGTTCGTGGAGTACTTCTTCGGAAAGATATTCCGGCACGCCGCGCACCTGGACCTGCGATACCCGCTGAAGAGGCTTGGGTACGGGGGTGGGTTGAAGCAAATCGAGAGGGAGCTTCGGGTGGCGCGCCCGTCGGAGCTGTCCGAGCTCGGCGGCTTCGAGGCAGTGATCATGTGGCAGATGTGGGAGCGTGGAGAGCGCGGCGCGCTCGATACGCTGGTCCGCTACAACGCGGAAGACGTTGCATCGCTTCCTGCTCTGGCGGATATCGCGTACAACGAGTTGCTGGACGACATTCCGTTTCCGGTCGAGCC is a window from the SAR202 cluster bacterium genome containing:
- a CDS encoding exonuclease, encoding MSLNCLSQEGPCGSLKVLRHSFIHFPGVGSTTEKHLWEAGIRTWDDFRAATTVPLRASGMRDVICARIDESRERLETRDGAFFSACFTSHDRWRIYSDFRDQAAFLDIETTGLSPQSSRITMVGVLDREGYRAFVAGENLDELPRAMERYSLIVTYNGASFDIPFVEYFFGKIFRHAAHLDLRYPLKRLGYGGGLKQIERELRVARPSELSELGGFEAVIMWQMWERGERGALDTLVRYNAEDVASLPALADIAYNELLDDIPFPVEPVRLWNRPVIDLPYDPSVVRRLAGAKVWDRPFTEQRGVRTY